A segment of the Sulfoacidibacillus ferrooxidans genome:
GGCTCTACTAATCCATTGGGTTTAGCTACTATAGGTGGATGTTTTACCGATCCCCATTGAAACCATCCTGTATATGCACCACCCGCGAGGTTTGTAATGCCTGTCTCATTTTTATGCCGTGGAAAGACGTACTGTCCTGTGGTGCTCCATACAGGTGGGATATCATTAGTAATTAAGATGGCGCCTTTCTGCAGAGATCCTCCCCTCTTACGCCAGGGCGTCATCCACAGTTGTGATGGCCCTGTAGCCTCTAATTGATTGACCGTATAACTACCTGTCACTGGTGTTGGAACCGTACGCAACGAGGCTAAATGACACCATACAAGAAATGGCTTACCTTTAATGGTAGTAGGTACAACGATATAATGGGCTGAGTTTTGATCTGTAGAAGGCCATAACCAGGATACCCCACCTATAGTAAATCCATGATCAGTCAAATTGACAGATTGCATGCCATCACTAGTAACGACATGTTCACCCTTAAATGGCCATGAAACAGTAGAGTATAAACTTCCAGCAAGCCCCATCATCTCCACGGGAACATTTGTTGATCCAGACGAAGTAGTTGTTGTTTTCATCCTCTGTGTTTTCGAGACAACTGAGCTTTGTGGGGAGTTCGCTCCTGCACTCTGTGTGGGCTCTACGGTTGCGCATCCTGTGATTACCATGGATAGTGCTATACTACAAAAAACCAATATCCGAAACCGATTCATCACTCATCCCTCCATCTCTAGTATTTTATCATGGAAGAATGTTTCTGAACTTATCATGTGACAATATGGATATAAAACGCTATAATTTACCCATTATAGCAATGAAATCATATGATTTTAACAAGGAGGATTTAGATGCGACCGACGAGATTTCGCTGGATAATCATATTTTTACTATTTTTTATTACGATCATTAATTATATTGATCGATCTGCTATTTCATATGCAATTCCAGATATATCTAAACTATTTCACCTCAATTCGATTGAAGATGGGGCAATTCTAGGTGCATTCGGCATCGGCTATATGATCACAACATTTTTTGGGGGAATATGGGTTGATCGTAGTGGTGCTCGTACCGTGCTTTTTTTGTCATCGCTCCTTTGGTCATTATCCATCGGCCTAACAGGACTATCAATCGATTTTACTATGATTTATGCAATGCGTATTCTATTAGGTGTCTCAGAGGGACCAAATTTTCCTGCGATAAATAGAGCAGTAGGTGACTGGCTGTCTAAAGATGAGCGCGCTATTGCACTCTCCAACTCTCTAGTAGCCGTACCACTAGCACTTGCCATCGGTGCTCCTATTGTCACCCAGTTGATCATTCATACGTCATGGCGAGGTACCTTTGTCATTCTTGGCATACTCGGTTTAATCTGGGTTCCGATATGGTATTATTTCTTTCGGGACTTTCCTGAGCATAGCAAGCATGTAAATGAGCTAGAGTTAGCACACATTCGTAAAAATCTTCCTATGCAAAAAGAAGACTCAAAAAGTATGCGGTTACACCAGACTCAAAAGGTTGTAGGCTTGTGGAAATTTTTATTCTCTAATCCTACATTGTTAGCTAATGACTGGGCATTTTTTGTTTTTGGTTATTATCTGTTTTTCTTTATGACTTGGCTTCCCACCTATTTACAGCAAGCATATCACTTAAATCTCAGTTCAGTTGGAATTTTCAGTATCCTGCCTTGGTTGCTTGCGGCAATTCTATTGTGGACATTGGGATATCTATCGGATGCGATCCTCAAAAAAACAGGAAGCCTTCGTAAATCGCGATCACATCCGATATGGATATCGCAATTACTTGCTGCCATTTGTATCATTCCCGTCATTTTTACACACGATCTAACTGTTGCTATGATCTTTATTTCACTCGCTGTTGCATTTAGCATGAGTTCCAACTCGACTTTTTACGCCATCAATGTTGACGTGGCACGAGAACGCACGGGGACGGCTCTTGGCGTTATGGATACATTTTTTGCTATTGCAGGCTTTGCAGCACCTATGATCACTGGCTGGGTGGTCAATTCGACCGGACACTTTGCAAATGCTTTTTGGTTACTTGCCGTATTGTCGTTCTCTTCTGTAGTGGTCGTCTTGTTATTCCATCACCCTGACAAGCAAAGACATCTTAATGAATTGCATTGACCTGCTTATGAAAAAGAATTAGGGACAAAAGACGAAACGAAAAGCCCTCCAGTGCTAACTTTATCGCACTGATAGGCTCTTCGTTTGATTTATCCCTAAGACTTCATAACCACATCTATTGGGTTGGACCATTCCATCTTGACATGCCACCCTGAAGGTTAAAAATCTGTGTATATCCCTGACGCGCCAAGAAATCACAGGCGCTACGACTGCGATTGCCGCTCTGACAGACCACTACAGTCTCTACATCACGGCGAATTTCGTGCATCCTCCCACCGATTTGCGATAGGGGTACTGATCGCGCACCAGGAATATGACCATGGCCATATTCAAAGGGTTCCCGCACATCGATAATTTGCAAAGGGCGTCCATTGCGAAGGCGCTCTAATACATCTTTACTAGACCATTGCCGTACCATCCACCAAATCCCCCTTTGGCACATTTCGTAACCTTATATACCCCCTAGAGTATGGTGGAACATCGTTTTTGTGACAATATACGACTAATGTACAGACACATTTTTTTCATGATCATCGATAAAATAAGATAATGGTGGATTAAGAGCACCTGGTCCCCTAATTGTTTACCAAATATCCCAATTATCAGCGTCGATACCATACAGATGACCAGGATCTGTTCCACCAACGATAATTATGGTTTGCCCATGATGGGGGTTAACATCATCATTTAATGCATCCATATTTGTGAATGAACGCACTCTTGTTTTCCACAATAAGTGACCAGTAAATAAATTGACGGCCTCAACATGTCCACCAC
Coding sequences within it:
- a CDS encoding MFS transporter, translated to MRPTRFRWIIIFLLFFITIINYIDRSAISYAIPDISKLFHLNSIEDGAILGAFGIGYMITTFFGGIWVDRSGARTVLFLSSLLWSLSIGLTGLSIDFTMIYAMRILLGVSEGPNFPAINRAVGDWLSKDERAIALSNSLVAVPLALAIGAPIVTQLIIHTSWRGTFVILGILGLIWVPIWYYFFRDFPEHSKHVNELELAHIRKNLPMQKEDSKSMRLHQTQKVVGLWKFLFSNPTLLANDWAFFVFGYYLFFFMTWLPTYLQQAYHLNLSSVGIFSILPWLLAAILLWTLGYLSDAILKKTGSLRKSRSHPIWISQLLAAICIIPVIFTHDLTVAMIFISLAVAFSMSSNSTFYAINVDVARERTGTALGVMDTFFAIAGFAAPMITGWVVNSTGHFANAFWLLAVLSFSSVVVVLLFHHPDKQRHLNELH
- a CDS encoding rhodanese-like domain-containing protein — its product is MVRQWSSKDVLERLRNGRPLQIIDVREPFEYGHGHIPGARSVPLSQIGGRMHEIRRDVETVVVCQSGNRSRSACDFLARQGYTQIFNLQGGMSRWNGPTQ